The Lujinxingia vulgaris genome contains a region encoding:
- the rsmG gene encoding 16S rRNA (guanine(527)-N(7))-methyltransferase RsmG codes for MNDVERFCAARGLPVDARSLERLEQYVGLLLQFNEAMNLIGPMDRQEVIDELIIDSLVAAEARQPAGPILDVGTGAGLPGMVLKIVYSDLPIMLVEPRRKRATFLKIVTHRLGLSDVSIRNERIEEVEGAGFDYVISKAFQAPVQWLETARPFVAPGGAVVCMARERDRPELSERAAQLDLTLAGTAAGAGEGDELRVSFAFEAPRQG; via the coding sequence ATGAACGATGTCGAGCGATTCTGCGCGGCGCGCGGGCTGCCCGTAGACGCCCGCAGCCTGGAGCGTCTGGAGCAGTACGTGGGGCTCTTGCTGCAGTTCAATGAGGCGATGAACCTCATCGGCCCGATGGACAGGCAGGAGGTGATCGACGAGCTGATCATCGACAGCCTGGTGGCCGCCGAGGCTCGCCAGCCGGCCGGCCCGATACTTGATGTGGGCACCGGCGCGGGGCTGCCGGGGATGGTGCTCAAGATCGTGTACAGCGATCTTCCGATCATGCTTGTGGAGCCGCGGCGCAAGCGCGCGACCTTCCTCAAAATTGTGACGCACCGCCTGGGGTTGAGCGATGTTTCGATTCGCAATGAGCGTATCGAAGAGGTCGAGGGCGCGGGGTTTGATTACGTGATCTCCAAGGCCTTTCAGGCGCCGGTGCAGTGGCTGGAGACGGCGCGCCCCTTTGTGGCTCCGGGCGGGGCGGTGGTGTGTATGGCGCGTGAGCGCGACCGCCCAGAACTCTCCGAGCGCGCAGCTCAGCTCGACCTCACCCTGGCCGGCACCGCCGCCGGCGCCGGAGAGGGCGATGAGTTGCGCGTGAGCTTTGCGTTTGAGGCCCCTCGCCAGGGTTGA
- a CDS encoding AAA family ATPase: MTDASVELAGRLLDKIEACEDEERYRDYRDQLYALGTPILGILRENLGHRHHLRRMAAATNLGRLGDRESIPKLIGLIHDPHAGVREMALFSLGILGDSSSTEAVLGAMHDYDADVRYRALVALGDLNYAHLEEVLIRAMEDESYGVREQALTQLRTVGTPRCLPVVLKALLERELEMQQSAEEILDRLVPRLTREQYKKLPDQLTPRERRLVLNYLEARNLQEVYGTLWQRLQLVSKASTPSRGLDKYGRLLHSEDERSYLMRAFEREDVVSTLVEHFTDDRSQRSMLLVGEAGVGKTAIIHEVALRLSTDEEGWQILETNTSELISGTRYLGDWETKLKEMAEAILKHDKVLMYITNPNDLLGAGAHSKSDENFADFFKPYLQRGQLRIIAECTEDDLKNGLSRDPGFLRLFRQVKVQPMDEAETLAVLKRRLSALNLDEDRLLHAEPGCLEQVRDFAESFYTRSFAPGRACDLMDALIDYTLRQEEPSTGEFVLRSHNIPPCLAEVTGMSLDLLDDTLPMDLEETRAWFKRRLIDQERAVDAIVDRLAMVKTGMHDPARPLGVFFLVGPTGVGKTYFTGLVAERLFGSKSRMVRFDLSEYQGRFALEKLIGSPHDKDREGLLTEAIRNQPFSVLLFDEFEKADAEIFNLFLQILDEGRLTDARGRTTDFRQTLIFLTSNLGASRTSVQAMGFGTEDRRQEQGAHIRNKLDEFFAPEFLNRLDEVLVFNPLSPDAMERLVELELNKALERRGFKRRRLQVEVDPAARQWLEARGFSERFGARELKRTLEKHVLTAISRALLENPGPHAGKSARVGVVDDQIRVTLHKATTPPAKSPGLPREPRAPSRVETP, translated from the coding sequence ATGACGGATGCATCAGTGGAGCTGGCCGGGCGGCTTCTGGATAAGATTGAGGCGTGTGAGGACGAGGAGCGCTACCGCGACTATCGCGATCAGCTCTACGCGCTGGGCACTCCGATTCTGGGGATCTTGCGGGAGAACCTGGGGCACCGTCATCACCTGCGTCGCATGGCCGCGGCGACCAACCTGGGGAGGCTGGGCGATCGGGAGTCGATCCCGAAGCTCATCGGGTTGATTCACGATCCGCACGCCGGCGTGCGGGAGATGGCCCTCTTTTCGCTGGGCATTCTGGGGGACTCATCCAGCACCGAGGCGGTGCTGGGCGCGATGCACGACTACGACGCCGATGTGCGCTACCGGGCGCTGGTGGCGCTGGGGGACCTGAACTACGCGCACCTCGAAGAGGTGTTGATTCGGGCGATGGAGGATGAGTCGTACGGGGTGCGCGAGCAGGCGCTCACGCAACTTCGCACGGTGGGCACGCCGCGTTGTCTGCCGGTGGTGCTCAAGGCGCTCCTGGAGCGCGAGCTGGAGATGCAGCAGAGCGCCGAGGAGATCCTCGATCGCCTGGTGCCGCGGCTGACGCGGGAGCAGTACAAGAAACTTCCCGACCAGCTCACACCGCGTGAGCGCCGTCTGGTGCTCAACTACCTGGAGGCGCGCAACCTTCAGGAGGTCTACGGCACTCTGTGGCAGCGCCTGCAGCTGGTCTCCAAGGCGTCGACGCCCTCGCGCGGGCTCGATAAGTACGGGCGACTGCTGCACTCCGAGGATGAGCGCTCTTATTTGATGCGGGCCTTTGAGCGCGAAGACGTCGTCAGCACGCTCGTGGAGCATTTCACCGACGATCGCAGCCAGCGCAGCATGCTGCTCGTGGGGGAAGCCGGGGTGGGCAAGACGGCGATCATTCACGAGGTGGCGCTGCGGCTGAGCACCGATGAGGAGGGCTGGCAGATCCTGGAGACGAACACCAGCGAGCTCATCAGCGGGACGCGTTATCTGGGCGACTGGGAGACCAAACTTAAGGAGATGGCCGAGGCGATCCTCAAGCACGATAAGGTGTTGATGTACATCACCAACCCCAACGATCTGCTGGGGGCCGGGGCGCACTCCAAGAGTGATGAGAACTTTGCGGACTTCTTCAAACCCTACCTGCAGCGCGGTCAGCTGCGCATCATCGCCGAGTGCACCGAAGATGATCTGAAGAATGGATTGAGCCGCGACCCGGGCTTCTTGCGACTTTTCCGTCAGGTCAAAGTGCAGCCGATGGATGAGGCCGAGACGCTCGCGGTGCTCAAGCGGCGGCTGAGCGCGCTGAACCTCGACGAAGATCGTCTGCTGCACGCCGAGCCGGGGTGTCTGGAGCAGGTTCGCGACTTCGCTGAGAGCTTTTATACGCGCAGCTTTGCGCCGGGGCGGGCCTGCGATCTGATGGATGCGTTGATCGATTATACTCTGCGTCAGGAGGAGCCGAGCACAGGTGAGTTTGTGCTGCGCAGCCACAACATTCCGCCCTGTCTGGCGGAGGTCACGGGCATGAGCCTGGATCTTCTCGATGATACGCTGCCGATGGACCTGGAGGAGACGCGGGCGTGGTTCAAGCGTCGGCTCATCGACCAGGAGCGGGCGGTCGATGCGATTGTGGACCGGCTGGCGATGGTCAAGACGGGCATGCACGATCCGGCCCGCCCGCTGGGGGTGTTTTTCCTGGTGGGGCCGACCGGGGTGGGCAAGACCTACTTTACGGGGCTTGTGGCCGAGCGTCTCTTTGGCTCGAAGTCGCGCATGGTGCGTTTCGACCTGAGCGAGTACCAGGGGCGCTTTGCGCTGGAGAAGTTGATCGGTTCGCCGCACGACAAAGATCGCGAGGGTTTGCTCACCGAGGCGATCCGCAACCAGCCCTTCTCGGTGCTGCTCTTTGATGAGTTTGAGAAGGCCGACGCCGAGATATTCAACCTCTTTTTGCAGATCCTCGATGAGGGGCGGCTCACCGACGCGCGCGGGCGCACGACGGATTTTCGCCAGACGCTGATCTTTTTGACGAGCAACCTCGGGGCCTCGCGCACCAGCGTGCAGGCCATGGGCTTTGGGACTGAGGACCGTCGTCAGGAGCAGGGCGCGCATATTCGCAACAAGCTCGATGAGTTCTTTGCGCCGGAGTTTCTCAACCGCCTCGACGAGGTGTTGGTCTTCAATCCGCTGAGCCCCGACGCGATGGAGCGGCTGGTGGAGCTGGAGCTGAACAAGGCGCTGGAGCGGCGCGGCTTTAAGCGTCGGCGCCTGCAGGTGGAGGTTGACCCGGCGGCTCGCCAGTGGCTAGAAGCGCGAGGGTTCAGCGAGCGCTTTGGCGCGCGCGAGCTCAAACGCACGCTGGAGAAACACGTGCTCACCGCGATCAGTCGCGCGCTGCTGGAGAATCCGGGGCCGCACGCCGGCAAGAGCGCGCGGGTGGGCGTGGTGGACGACCAGATCCGCGTGACCCTGCATAAGGCCACCACCCCGCCGGCGAAGTCGCCGGGGCTGCCGCGCGAGCCGCGCGCACCGAGTCGGGTGGAGACCCCCTGA